From one Nematostella vectensis chromosome 7, jaNemVect1.1, whole genome shotgun sequence genomic stretch:
- the LOC5507006 gene encoding uncharacterized protein LOC5507006 — MCCFWSDSNSYQICVADIVFAEPFEEVTMYGLLCFKRLPLFAAILLVVYVVLLPREPLTQTPTMQAYHRRERVFNDNVCEMKIPFGEMCPRSYRELGGKCNLGKEGFDCPDIRHTGSSSVRCSQLVLTRMLRIFDQIARSNGLKYWLTSGTLLGAVRHRGFIPWDGDADIEMPLEDYIKLFTNHSQEFPRDVFFQNSESDPFLRPGDPAKERPLRHPVVGLYRRTWNPRLRDRKSCVGYCLEYGCKWHDGIMIDVFIAEDTLGDTSGVFPLKEMEFEGFPLYAPNNWKDILESKYGEDFMTIPRVSDMVPDEKSDCLHDCEALRKVTM, encoded by the coding sequence ATGTGTTGTTTTTGGTCAGATTCAAATTCATATCAAATCTGTGTTGCTGATATCGTATTCGCTGAACCATTTGAAGAAGTCACGATGTATGGCTTACTGTGCTTCAAAAGACTCCCCTTATTCGCCGCCATATTGTTAGTAGTTTACGTGGTTCTGCTACCACGCGAACCGCTCACCCAGACGCCCACCATGCAGGCTTATCATAGAAGGGAAAGGGTTTTCAACGATAACGTTTGCGAGATGAAAATTCCGTTCGGAGAGATGTGTCCAAGATCGTACAGAGAACTTGGCGGGAAGTGCAACTTGGGAAAGGAAGGCTTTGACTGCCCGGATATTCGACACACGGGGTCCAGCTCGGTCAGGTGCTCACAGCTTGTTCTAACACGAATGCTCAGGATCTTCGACCAAATCGCGAGAAGTAATGGTCTCAAGTACTGGTTGACATCCGGGACCTTACTGGGCGCTGTACGACATAGGGGCTTTATCCCATGGGATGGCGATGCAGATATTGAGATGCCATTAGAAGATTACATCAAGCTGTTCACTAACCATTCGCAAGAGTTCCCAAGGGATGTGTTCTTCCAGAACTCAGAGTCCGACCCATTCCTAAGACCAGGGGACCCGGCCAAGGAGCGACCCTTGAGGCATCCCGTAGTTGGTTTGTATCGTAGGACGTGGAATCCGAGATTACGTGACCGGAAGAGCTGCGTAGGTTACTGTCTCGAGTATGGGTGCAAATGGCATGATGGGATTATGATCGATGTGTTTATTGCTGAGGACACACTGGGTGACACAAGCGGGGTTTTCCCTCTTAAAGAAATGGAATTCGAGGGGTTTCCCCTATATGCCCCGAATAACTGGAAAGATATTTTGGAAAGCAAGTATGGCGAAGACTTCATGACCATCCCGAGAGTGTCGGACATGGTCCCTGATGAGAAATCAGACTGCCTACACGACTGCGAAGCGCTTCGCAAGGTGACTATGTGA
- the LOC5507015 gene encoding DBH-like monooxygenase protein 1, translating to MSAVQTFLSLFGALAAVFPITSAMSYPHKLDMHDRFSVHWFYNATESKFYFKVVANTTGWAGFAMTTNYQSPDMINYDIALGGMRGNTSYLNDYWSPKIQKPELDTKQDLTLISAAESGGITTLEFSRLADTGDTDHDVQIKNNTAIYMAWAVGQEDATDSTTFLKHADKAGGGRGHWKVAYNMMTGQVIPETTTAPTIKAAAADMRAPAILMAVTAVLQMVWVALAH from the exons ATGTCGGCGGTGCAAACTTTCCTCTCTCTCTTTGGAGCTCTGGCCGCTGTTTTTCCAATAACTAGTGCCATGAGCTATCCCCATAAGCTAGACATGCACGATAGATTCTCCGTGCACTGGTTTTACAATGCAACCGAGAGCAAGTTTTATTTCAAGGTCGTGGCTAATACTACGGGCTGGGCTGGTTTTGCCATGACTACAAACTACCAAAGCCCAGACATGATCAACTACGACATTGCTCTCGGCGGAATGAGAGGCAACACAAGCTATCTGAAT GACTACTGGTCACCCAAGATACAAAAGCCTGAGCTTGACACGAAACAGGACCTGACCTTGATCAGCGCTGCCGAGTCTGGAGGTATTACTACTCTGGAGTTCAGCCGACTGGCGGATACGGGAGACACGGACCACGACGTTCAAATCAAG AATAACACCGCGATCTACATGGCGTGGGCTGTCGGTCAGGAGGATGCGACGGACAGCACAACATTCCTCAAACACGCCGACAAGGCTGGCGGTGGGAGAGGACACTGGAAGGTTGCATATAATATGATGACGGGGCAAGTGATCCCAGAAACCACCACGGCCCCTACCATCAAGGCAGCTGCTGCTGACATGCGTGCGCCAGCGATCTTGATGGCAGTGACCGCTGTTCTTCAGATGGTGTGGGTTGCTTTGGCTCACTAA
- the LOC116614457 gene encoding uncharacterized protein LOC116614457: MISNLMRKQRVLFLCLLLCILLVTFINLGALKTPTRFLVSQGRPRTQHDTDLLLPESVQAENTNMSRTFCSMTYEHGPMCPSLYIDIEGSTCEWRNASQTAWNCSDIRTAAATDLRQAQLAMTRMLRVFDLVCRKHKIKYWITSATLLGAARHKGFIPWDSDADIEIPLEDYERFFKIASQDLPEDIFFQNSESDVNLRPDNESYERMKYKDIGLYRRTYNPRLRDRNSCYKYCLAHGCTWHDGLMVDMYVVEKAPKSYFPLKELVFEGFNLVVPNNWKSVLKNKYGSGYMDVPGEGSENRFRWDWPDPIHSCESLAKKS; encoded by the coding sequence ATGATTTCAAacttaatgagaaaacaacgtGTCTTGTTCTTGTGCTTATTGTTATGCATCTTACTTGTGACATTTATCAACCTGGGCGCATTGAAAACTCCTACCCGTTTCCTCGTGTCACAGGGAAGACCGAGGACTCAGCATGATACCGATTTGTTGTTGCCTGAAAGTGTTCAAGCTGAAAATACGAACATGAGTCGCACATTTTGCTCAATGACTTACGAACACGGCCCCATGTGCCCTTCACTCTACATAGACATAGAAGGAAGTACGTGCGAGTGGCGTAATGCGAGCCAAACTGCTTGGAATTGTAGCGATATAAGAACGGCTGCAGCGACAGACTTGCGCCAGGCGCAACTCGCTATGACTCGCATGCTGAGAGTGTTCGATTTGGTTTGTAGGaagcacaaaataaaatactggATCACATCAGCTACGCTTTTAGGAGCTGCGAGACACAAGGGCTTTATTCCGTGGGATTCTGATGCAGATATAGAGATTCCTTTAGAAGATTATGAGCGGTTTTTCAAGATCGCCAGTCAAGATCTGCCGGAAGATATCTTTTTCCAAAACAGCGAATCGGACGTCAATTTACGGCCCGATAATGAAAGCTACGAGCGAATGAAATACAAAGATATCGGGTTGTACAGAAGAACTTATAATCCGAGACTGCGAGATAGAAATAGCTGTTATAAATACTGCTTGGCCCACGGGTGTACATGGCATGATGGACTCATGGTCGACATGTATGTCGTAGAGAAAGCGCCTAAATCCTACTTTCCTTTGAAGGAATTGGTATTCGAAGGGTTTAACTTAGTAGTTCCTAATAACTGGAAGTCAgttctaaaaaataaatacggTTCAGGCTATATGGATGTCCCTGGTGAAGGCAGTGAAAACAGATTTCGTTGGGATTGGCCAGATCCAATTCATAGCTGCGAATCACTGGCGAAAAAGAGTTGA